The Lepus europaeus isolate LE1 chromosome 21, mLepTim1.pri, whole genome shotgun sequence genome has a window encoding:
- the LOC133750617 gene encoding large ribosomal subunit protein eL24-like, with product MNVELCSFSGYKIYPGHGRRYARTDGKVFQFLNAKCESAFLSKRNPQQINWTVLYRRKHKKGQSEEIQKKRTRRAVKFQRAITGASLANIMAKRNQKPEVRKAQREQAIRAAKEAKKAKQASKKTAMAAAKAPTKAAPKQKIVKPVKVSAPRVGGKR from the coding sequence ATGAATGTTGAACTGTGCAGTTTCAGCGGGTACAAGATCTATCCCGGGCACGGGAGGCGCTATGCCAGGACCGACGGGAAggttttccaatttcttaacGCAAAATGCGAGTCTGCGTTTCTTTCCAAGAGAAATCCTCAGCAGATAAACTGGACTGTCCTCtacagaagaaaacataaaaagggGCAGTcggaagaaattcaaaagaaaagaacCCGTCGTGCAGTCAAATTCCAGAGAGCCATCACTGGTGCATCTCTTGCTAATATAATGGCCAAGAGAAATCAGAAACCTGAAGTTAGAAAGGCTCAACGAGAACAAGCTATCAGGGCTGCCAAGGAAGCCAAAAAGGCTAAGCAGGCTTCTAAAAAGACAGCAATGGCTGCTGCTAAGGCTCCTACAAAGGCAGCACCTAAGCAAAAGATTGTAAAACCTGTGAAGGTTTCTGCTCCCCGAGTTGGTGGAAAACGCTAA